A region from the Vicia villosa cultivar HV-30 ecotype Madison, WI linkage group LG3, Vvil1.0, whole genome shotgun sequence genome encodes:
- the LOC131655649 gene encoding transcription factor SPEECHLESS-like, translating to MDESLYDIFEDRTDDDLFAILESLENFTDFPLINNNNQPETVITPKENDSTSTSRLLSQKSVSSQQDSETEVETEHKNKRQKLTPSLLQEQIINSDGQQRVSHITVERNRRKQMNEHLSVLRSLMPCFYVKRGDQASIIGGVVDYINELQQLLQALEAKKQRKVYTEVLSPRILSSSPRPLPLSPRKPPLSPRLNLPISPRTPQPSSPYKPRMQQSYNNILLSPLDPSPTTSSSASSVNDNINELVANSKSHVADVEVKFSGPHVLLKTVSQRIPGQALKIISALENLALEILHVNINSTSDDTMLNSFTIKIGIECQLSAEELAQQIQQTFC from the exons ATGGATGAGAGTTTATATGATATATTTGAAGACAGAACAGACGATGATCTTTTTGCCATTTTGGAGAGTCTAGAAAATTTCACTGATTTTCCTCTcattaacaacaacaaccaacCTGAAACTGttattactccaaaagagaatgATTCAACTTCCACTTCTAGATTACTGTCTCAGAAATCAGTTTCTTCACAGCAAGATTCTGAAACTGAAGTTGAAACTGAACACAAAAACAAGAGACAGAAACTTACACCATCTTTGCTACAAGAACAGATCATTAACAGTGATGGACAACAAAGGGTTTCTCACATTACCGTCGAACGGAACCGAAGAAAGCAAATGAATGAACATTTGTCTGTTTTAAGATCACTCATGCCTTGCTTTTATGTCAAAAGG GGAGATCAAGCATCAATAATTGGAGGCGTAGTGGATTACATCAACGAGTTGCAACAACTCCTCCAAGCACTCGAAGCAAAAAAACAACGTAAGGTATACACCGAAGTACTAAGTCCGAGAATACTTTCATCGAGTCCACGACCTTTGCCGTTAAGTCCCCGAAAACCACCGTTGAGTCCAAGACTAAACCTACCTATTAGTCCAAGAACACCACAACCAAGTAGCCCTTACAAGCCAAGAATGCAACAAAGCTACAACAATATCTTACTGTCACCTCTTGATCCATCTCCTACTACTTCTTCATCTGCTTCATCTGTGAATGATAATATCAATGAACTTGTGGCTAATTCTAAGTCTCATGTTGCTGACGTGGAGGTGAAGTTTTCAGGTCCTCATGTTTTGTTGAAAACTGTTTCTCAAAGAATTCCAGGACAAGCTTTGAAGATTATATCTGCGCTGGAAAATCTTGCACTTGAAATACTTCATGTTAACATTAATAGTACTTCTGATGATACTATGTTGAACTCATTCACTATTAAG ATTGGAATTGAATGCCAGCTGAGTGCAGAAGAATTGGCTCAACAAATCCAGCAAACATTCTGCTAA
- the LOC131661325 gene encoding mitochondrial carrier protein MTM1-like has product MVDSDRIQNPWMASEQTSMNLNNAATYRSSPKKSSNSDKLGIAERAFSAAGAAVLSAVIVNPLDVAKTRLQAQAAGVAYSHPLSNLISRMSCFGPNMMFADLRCSPSCTRAGFHGTVSLCPPDCFRYKGTLDVMYKITQQEGFTRLWRGTNAGLALAVPTVGIYLPCYDIFRNWFEEYTAKNAPIATPYVPLVAGSLARSLACATCYPIELAKTRMQAFKETQVGKKPPGVYQTLLGVVSNVKGTSNSPNSLQGYRALWTGMGAQLARDVPFSAICWSTLEPTRRKLISLVGGDDAGILSVLGANFSAGVVAGTLAAGATCPLDVAKTRRQIEMDHVRALKMTTRQTLIEIWRDGGLKGLFTGFGPRVGRAGPSVGIVVSFYEVVKFALNHRNVTT; this is encoded by the exons ATGGTGGATTCAGACCGAATCCAAAACCCATGGATGGCGTCGGAACAAACTTCAATGAATCTCAACAACGCTGCTACATACCGTTCTTCTCCGAAGAAATCGTCAAATAGTGATAAATTAGGGATTGCTGAACGCGCTTTCTCTGCCGCCGGCGCCGCTGTTCTCTCCGCCGTCATTGTTAACCCCCTTGATGTTGCCAAG ACAAGGTTGCAAGCACAAGCTGCAGGAGTTGCTTATTCTCATCCACTCAGTAATTTGATCAGCAGAATGTCTTGTTTTGGCCCAAATATG ATGTTTGCTGATTTAAGATGTTCTCCGTCGTGTACCCGGGCTGGATTTCATGGCACTGTATCACTCTGTCCTCCTGATTGTTTTCGGTACAAAGGAACACTAGATGTCATGTATAAAATTACTCAACAG GAAGGATTTACTAGGCTATGGAGAGGAACCAATGCAGGCCTCGCACTCGCAGTACCGACT GTTGGAATTTACCTTCCCTGCTATGACATATTTCGCAACTGGTTCGAGGAATATACAGCCAAAAATGCCCCTATTGCAACTCCGTATGTACCTTTAGTGGCTGGTTCATTGGCACGCTCACTGGCTTGTGCAACTTGTTATCCTATTGAACTTGCCAAAACTCGCATGCAG GCATTTAAAGAGACTCAAGTCGGTAAAAAGCCACCTGGAGTATACCAGACTTTGTTAGGTGTTGTCTCTAATGTCAAGGGCACAAGTAATTCACCGAACAGCT TACAAGGTTACCGTGCCCTGTGGACTGGCATGGGTGCGCAGCTTGCTCGCGATGTTCCATTCTCTGCAATTTGTTGGTCGACACTTGAGCCT ACTAGAAGGAAACTTATTAGTTTGGTTGGAGGCGATGATGCCGGTATATTGAGTGTTCTTGGCGCAAATTTTTCAGCTGGTGTTGTTGCAGGAACTCTAGCGGCTGGAGCTACGTGTCCACTAGATGTTGCAAAAACTCGAAGACAGATAGAG ATGGATCATGTCAGAGCTTTGAAGATGACTACTAGACAGACACTGATAGAGATATGGAG AGACGGAGGCTTGAAAGGGCTTTTTACTGGTTTTGGTCCGCGAGTTGGTCGAGCTGGCCCCTCTGTTGGAATCGTGGTTTCGTTTTATGAAGTTGTGAAGTTTGCCTTAAATCACCGGAACGTAACAACGTGA